Proteins from a single region of Aureibacter tunicatorum:
- the gltB gene encoding glutamate synthase large subunit: MIDDSKSLYRAEFEHDACGIGFIAHLKGKPSHENISDAITMLENMEHRGGSGIDPASGDGAGIQFLIPHEFFVTEAHTIGLNLPEANQYGVGMLFTPKCAESEIMENIMKSCIEELDFKLLGTRPVPVNSDVLGETPKLNEPNISQIFVEHKDAKINEDAELLARKLYVLRKHIGSQVHKAFPKYKDDYYFASFSNRLITYKGQLTTFQVKAYFLDLQNPSLKSAVASVHSRFSTNTFPKWKLAQPFRFIAHNGEINTIKGNINWMRSSETLFESTLFSKKEINILNPVCDIEGSDSASLDNMIELLMMGGRSLPHVMMMLIPEAWQEHESMEAKRKAFYQFHSSIIEPWDGPASVCFTDGNIIGATLDRNGLRPSRYCVTDDNRVIMSSEAGALPVKQEDVVAKGRLQPGKMFVVDMAKGRIVSDEEIKDEICSRKPYQEWLAANEIPIEHLPKAIKPAYGFDENTLGQRQISFGYSSEDLRVVLKQMVETGKEPLGSMGADTPLAVLSKKSQHLSNYFKQLFAQVSNPPIDPIRERIVMSLHTSLGPTFNILSETPLHCKQISLKQPVLTNVQLDKIKQVKHTNFRAKVIDMCFDADGESGSLEQALDKLCLEADKAIVDEGHNIILLSDRQTNSNRAAIPSLLAVSTLHHHLVTQGTRVRASIVVESGDVRETHHFATLIGYGANAVNPYMAFETIHEMNQKGLLEGDISDKKAFKNYIQAVGAGLLKIFSKMGISTLQSYHGAQIFEILGLSEEVVNKSFTGSISRIGGLNYDDIAKEVLVRHNLAYHQQAKDLKLEVGGLYQWKRRGEAHLMSPTTIQLLQRSTRENNFELYKSYANEINKQNDQNITLRSLLDFNKRTPIAKEEVESAEEIMKRFSTGAMSFGSISYEAHSTLAIAMNRIGGKSNSGEGGEDEKRFFPNANGDSEKSAIKQIASGRFGVTSNYLTNAEELQIKMAQGAKPGEGGQLPGHKVDDWIGRVRHSTPGVGLISPPPHHDIYSIEDLAQLIYDLKNANRKARINVKLVSKAGVGTIAAGVAKAKADAILVSGFDGGTGASPLSSIQHTGLPWELGLAEAHQTLVMNKLRSRVVLQTDGQIRTGRDLAIAALLGAEEWGVATAALIVEGCIMMRKCHLNTCPVGIATQDKKLRKLFTGKPEDVVNFFTFMAEELRELMAELGYRTVNEMVGQAHVLKVKDNLDHWKLQRLDLSPVLYFDSKNEGTLHNSESQHHGIDNVLDRRIIADAMNSLDTGKQVDLEYEIVNTDRSVGAMVSNEISKRYGAEGLPENTINVKLNGAAGQSLGAFSTKGLVFHIDGEANDYFGKGLSGAKLIINPSKEASFRARENIIVGNVALYGATSGEVFIRGKAGERFAVRNSGATAVVEGVGDHCCEYMTGGRVVILGDTGRNFAAGMSGGIAYVYDKSMAFKAKCNMESVGLETLDDDDLNFVKSMIEKHADLTGSGSARRIINQWEMASVHFVKVMPTDYKAVLQKQKSESQDDKKLDEEVEFTI; encoded by the coding sequence ATGATTGATGATAGCAAATCCCTGTATAGGGCGGAATTTGAACATGATGCCTGCGGTATAGGTTTTATAGCGCATTTGAAAGGCAAGCCATCGCATGAGAATATTTCAGACGCGATTACTATGCTTGAAAATATGGAGCATCGTGGAGGTAGTGGAATTGATCCAGCGTCAGGGGATGGAGCTGGTATTCAGTTTTTAATACCGCATGAGTTTTTCGTTACAGAAGCACACACTATCGGATTGAACTTGCCAGAAGCAAATCAGTACGGAGTTGGTATGCTTTTTACGCCAAAGTGCGCTGAAAGCGAGATCATGGAAAATATAATGAAATCTTGTATCGAAGAGCTTGATTTTAAGTTGTTGGGGACAAGACCTGTGCCGGTTAATTCTGACGTATTGGGTGAAACTCCAAAATTGAACGAACCGAATATTTCTCAAATTTTCGTTGAGCATAAAGACGCGAAAATTAATGAGGATGCTGAATTATTGGCTCGCAAGCTATATGTATTGAGAAAGCATATTGGTTCGCAAGTTCATAAAGCATTTCCTAAGTATAAGGACGATTACTATTTCGCCAGCTTTTCGAATAGATTGATTACTTATAAAGGTCAATTAACCACATTTCAAGTCAAAGCATATTTTCTGGACTTGCAAAACCCATCTTTGAAATCAGCTGTGGCTTCTGTCCATTCAAGGTTTTCTACGAATACCTTTCCAAAATGGAAACTGGCGCAACCCTTCAGATTCATAGCTCATAATGGAGAGATTAATACGATCAAAGGAAATATTAATTGGATGAGGTCTAGTGAGACTTTGTTTGAGTCAACGTTATTTTCTAAGAAAGAAATAAATATTCTTAACCCTGTTTGTGATATAGAAGGCTCCGATTCAGCCAGTTTGGATAATATGATCGAGCTTTTGATGATGGGGGGAAGATCTTTGCCGCATGTGATGATGATGCTAATTCCAGAAGCTTGGCAAGAGCATGAGAGTATGGAGGCAAAGAGAAAAGCATTTTATCAGTTTCATTCTTCAATCATTGAGCCATGGGACGGGCCTGCTTCAGTATGTTTTACAGATGGCAATATCATCGGGGCTACTTTGGATAGAAATGGCTTGAGACCATCTAGATATTGTGTTACTGATGATAATAGGGTGATTATGTCCTCGGAAGCAGGAGCTCTGCCTGTGAAGCAAGAGGATGTGGTGGCAAAAGGCAGATTGCAGCCTGGAAAAATGTTCGTGGTCGATATGGCCAAAGGACGAATTGTCAGTGATGAGGAGATAAAGGATGAAATTTGCTCAAGAAAACCTTATCAAGAATGGTTAGCTGCTAATGAAATTCCAATTGAGCATTTGCCAAAAGCGATAAAGCCTGCTTATGGATTTGATGAAAACACTTTAGGACAAAGACAAATTTCCTTTGGGTATTCATCCGAGGACTTAAGAGTCGTGTTAAAGCAGATGGTGGAAACGGGCAAAGAACCTTTAGGCTCTATGGGCGCGGACACTCCTTTGGCTGTGCTCTCCAAGAAAAGCCAGCATTTGTCAAATTACTTCAAGCAGTTGTTTGCTCAGGTGAGTAATCCTCCTATCGACCCAATTAGAGAGCGTATTGTTATGTCTTTGCATACAAGTTTGGGCCCTACTTTCAATATCCTTTCTGAAACGCCATTGCATTGCAAGCAGATTTCATTGAAGCAACCGGTTTTGACCAATGTGCAATTGGATAAAATAAAGCAAGTCAAGCACACAAACTTCAGAGCGAAAGTAATTGACATGTGCTTTGACGCCGATGGTGAGTCGGGGAGCTTAGAGCAAGCATTGGATAAACTATGCTTGGAAGCCGATAAAGCTATTGTGGATGAAGGACATAATATCATCTTATTATCTGATCGACAAACAAATTCCAATAGAGCAGCGATCCCATCTTTATTGGCAGTCTCTACTTTGCACCATCATTTGGTAACTCAAGGTACTCGTGTCAGAGCCAGTATAGTGGTTGAGTCAGGAGATGTGAGAGAAACACATCATTTTGCGACCTTGATTGGTTATGGCGCTAATGCTGTTAACCCGTATATGGCTTTTGAAACGATTCATGAGATGAATCAAAAAGGCTTGTTGGAAGGTGATATTTCTGATAAAAAAGCGTTCAAAAATTATATTCAAGCGGTTGGAGCCGGGCTTTTGAAGATATTTTCCAAAATGGGAATTTCTACATTGCAGTCTTATCATGGCGCTCAGATTTTTGAAATCTTGGGCTTAAGCGAAGAGGTTGTAAACAAGAGTTTCACAGGATCTATTTCCAGAATTGGAGGTTTGAATTATGATGATATTGCCAAAGAAGTATTAGTTAGGCATAACTTGGCTTATCATCAGCAAGCTAAAGATTTGAAACTGGAAGTTGGAGGATTGTACCAGTGGAAGAGAAGAGGCGAGGCTCATTTGATGAGTCCAACGACGATTCAACTGCTTCAGCGTAGCACGAGGGAAAATAATTTTGAGCTTTATAAGAGTTATGCTAATGAAATCAATAAGCAAAATGATCAGAATATCACACTGAGAAGTTTGTTGGATTTCAATAAAAGAACGCCAATTGCAAAAGAGGAAGTAGAGTCTGCGGAAGAAATTATGAAAAGATTTTCGACAGGCGCGATGTCTTTCGGATCAATTTCTTATGAAGCTCATAGTACATTGGCAATTGCCATGAATCGTATTGGAGGAAAGAGCAATTCAGGAGAAGGCGGAGAGGATGAAAAAAGGTTCTTCCCAAATGCTAATGGAGATTCTGAAAAGTCTGCAATCAAGCAAATCGCTTCAGGACGATTTGGCGTTACCAGCAATTATTTGACGAATGCTGAAGAACTTCAGATAAAAATGGCTCAAGGCGCGAAGCCGGGAGAAGGAGGACAATTGCCGGGACATAAGGTTGATGATTGGATTGGCAGAGTTCGACATTCTACTCCGGGTGTAGGCTTGATTTCACCGCCTCCGCATCATGATATTTATTCGATTGAGGATTTGGCTCAATTGATCTATGATCTGAAGAATGCGAATAGAAAAGCTAGAATCAATGTTAAGTTAGTTTCTAAAGCAGGCGTGGGAACAATTGCTGCAGGAGTTGCTAAAGCTAAAGCTGATGCTATTCTGGTTTCTGGTTTTGATGGTGGCACAGGTGCTTCTCCATTAAGTTCTATTCAGCACACTGGCTTGCCTTGGGAGTTAGGTCTTGCCGAAGCTCATCAGACGCTAGTGATGAATAAACTAAGAAGTCGTGTAGTGTTGCAGACGGATGGTCAAATTAGGACAGGAAGAGACCTTGCCATTGCTGCATTGTTAGGAGCGGAAGAGTGGGGAGTTGCGACTGCCGCATTGATAGTCGAAGGGTGTATTATGATGAGGAAATGTCATCTGAATACTTGCCCGGTAGGTATCGCGACACAAGATAAAAAGCTGCGAAAACTTTTTACAGGAAAGCCTGAGGATGTGGTTAATTTCTTTACTTTCATGGCTGAAGAGCTAAGGGAGTTGATGGCGGAACTTGGCTATAGAACTGTTAATGAAATGGTAGGCCAAGCTCATGTATTGAAAGTTAAGGATAATCTTGATCATTGGAAATTACAACGTTTGGATTTGTCGCCTGTATTGTATTTTGACTCTAAGAACGAGGGTACATTGCACAATAGCGAGAGCCAACACCATGGAATAGATAATGTATTGGATAGAAGAATTATTGCTGATGCAATGAATTCACTCGACACAGGCAAGCAGGTTGATTTAGAGTATGAAATCGTAAATACTGACAGATCTGTTGGAGCTATGGTTTCCAATGAAATATCGAAAAGGTATGGAGCTGAAGGTTTGCCTGAGAATACCATAAATGTTAAGCTTAATGGTGCCGCTGGTCAAAGCTTGGGAGCATTTAGCACTAAAGGGCTTGTGTTTCATATAGATGGCGAGGCTAATGATTATTTTGGCAAAGGCCTTTCTGGAGCAAAATTGATTATTAATCCGTCGAAAGAAGCATCATTTAGAGCTAGAGAAAATATTATCGTTGGTAATGTGGCGTTGTACGGAGCGACTTCCGGAGAGGTATTTATCCGAGGCAAAGCAGGAGAGCGTTTTGCGGTAAGGAATTCTGGTGCTACAGCAGTTGTTGAAGGTGTTGGTGATCATTGTTGCGAATATATGACAGGAGGTAGAGTTGTCATATTAGGTGACACAGGCAGAAACTTTGCTGCAGGAATGAGTGGAGGTATCGCTTATGTATATGACAAGTCTATGGCATTTAAAGCAAAGTGCAATATGGAGTCTGTAGGACTTGAAACACTGGATGACGATGATTTGAATTTTGTTAAGTCGATGATAGAAAAGCATGCTGATTTGACAGGCAGTGGTTCGGCAAGACGTATTATCAATCAGTGGGAGATGGCTTCGGTTCATTTTGTGAAAGTAATGCCGACAGATTACAAAGCTGTATTGCAGAAGCAAAAGTCCGAAAGTCAAGATGATAAGAAGCTTGACGAGGAAGTGGAGTTCACTATTTAA
- a CDS encoding glutamate synthase subunit beta: MGKPTGFQEYKRELPSKVDPLTRVKNYKEFYLEFSEEKIQCQAARCMDCGVPFCHSGCPLGNIIPEFNDAVYDQQWEQAYKILSSTNNFPEFTGRICPAPCEASCVLGINNDPVTIENIEKSIIEKAYQKGLVKAKIPTVRTDQHVAIIGSGPAGLAAAYQLNQAGHNVTVFERDDRAGGLLRYGIPDFKLEKWVIDRRLNIMEEEGIQFVMNTEIGSDLSVEEVFSKFDSVILCGGSTVPNDLQVKGRELTGVHFAMDYLKQSNKLVAGDALQEELISSEGKHVIVIGGGDTGSDCVGTSNRQGARSITQLELLPKPPEKRDASTPWPMWPKQLRTSTSHEEGCDRLFSVLTKEFIGDENGNVKEIKIVDVEWKSDLSGKMSFQEVEGTERILPCDKAYLSIGFAHPQKSGLLEELGVHLDERGNVKTQGYKTNISNVFAAGDMRRGQSLVVWAISEGREAARVCDEYLQGESVLARKDASYVVV; the protein is encoded by the coding sequence ATGGGCAAACCAACAGGTTTTCAAGAATATAAAAGAGAGTTGCCGAGTAAAGTGGATCCACTTACTCGTGTGAAAAATTATAAGGAATTTTATTTAGAATTTTCAGAGGAAAAGATTCAATGCCAAGCGGCTAGATGCATGGATTGCGGTGTCCCGTTTTGTCACTCAGGCTGTCCATTGGGTAATATTATTCCAGAATTCAATGACGCGGTTTATGATCAACAATGGGAGCAAGCATATAAGATCTTGAGTTCCACGAATAATTTCCCAGAGTTTACAGGTCGAATTTGTCCTGCCCCTTGCGAGGCTTCGTGTGTTCTGGGGATAAACAATGACCCTGTTACAATTGAGAATATTGAGAAAAGTATCATTGAAAAAGCTTATCAAAAAGGCTTGGTGAAGGCCAAAATTCCAACTGTGCGTACTGATCAACACGTTGCGATTATTGGTTCTGGGCCAGCTGGTTTGGCCGCTGCTTATCAGTTAAACCAAGCGGGGCACAATGTCACTGTCTTTGAACGAGATGATAGAGCAGGAGGGCTTTTAAGATATGGAATTCCTGATTTTAAACTCGAAAAATGGGTCATCGATAGAAGGCTGAATATCATGGAAGAAGAGGGAATTCAGTTTGTTATGAATACGGAAATAGGTTCTGATCTTTCCGTGGAAGAGGTGTTCTCAAAATTCGATTCGGTAATATTATGCGGAGGTTCGACAGTTCCAAATGATTTGCAGGTAAAAGGCAGGGAGCTTACAGGAGTTCATTTTGCTATGGATTATTTAAAGCAATCCAATAAGCTTGTTGCTGGAGATGCATTGCAGGAAGAGCTTATTAGCTCTGAAGGCAAGCATGTCATTGTAATCGGTGGAGGAGATACAGGTTCGGATTGTGTAGGTACATCAAATCGCCAAGGTGCTAGATCAATTACTCAGTTGGAATTATTGCCAAAACCTCCAGAAAAGAGAGACGCTTCGACTCCATGGCCTATGTGGCCAAAACAATTGAGAACTTCAACTTCCCATGAGGAGGGATGTGACAGGCTATTTTCAGTATTAACCAAAGAGTTTATTGGGGATGAAAATGGAAATGTCAAGGAGATTAAAATCGTGGATGTAGAATGGAAATCCGATTTATCAGGTAAAATGAGTTTTCAGGAAGTTGAGGGAACAGAGCGAATTTTGCCTTGTGACAAAGCGTATCTTTCCATTGGTTTTGCTCATCCCCAAAAAAGTGGATTGTTAGAGGAACTAGGCGTTCATCTTGATGAAAGAGGAAATGTGAAAACTCAAGGATATAAAACTAATATTTCTAATGTATTTGCAGCAGGAGATATGAGAAGAGGCCAGTCATTGGTTGTTTGGGCGATTTCTGAGGGTAGAGAAGCCGCAAGAGTTTGTGATGAATATTTACAGGGAGAATCTGTATTGGCTAGAAAAGATGCATCTTATGTAGTCGTTTAA